Proteins found in one Aethina tumida isolate Nest 87 chromosome 1, icAetTumi1.1, whole genome shotgun sequence genomic segment:
- the LOC109609171 gene encoding mitochondrial GTPase 1, with translation MTQKLAAETFRSAFKVIDKDVLRWFPGHMGRGLKQMQQKLRSVDCIVEVHDARIPFSGRNTDFKHTISGIKPHILVLNKMDLIEKKYQENIKQKLKHEYENVVFTNCKNEKCKGLSKIFPLAKDLIRNSDRYNRTGEDDYCMMIIGVPNVGKSSLINMLRVNHLHKPKAAAVGANPGITRSVMNKIKMCDNPLFYMLDTPGILTPNITNIEAGLKLALCATIQDHLVGERIIADYLLFWLNLHKYFNYVKYFNLKEASDNILEVLAQISLNSKKTLKVRNHLNEYVLKPDFDSAARTMIKAFREGHLGKYLLDEDLL, from the coding sequence ATGACGCAAAAATTAGCTGCAGAAACTTTCCGAAGTGCCTTTAAGGTAATAGACAAAGATGTGTTAAGGTGGTTTCCCGGTCACATGGGAAGAGGTTTGAAACAAATGCAACAAAAATTGAGAAGTGTTGATTGCATTGTTGAGGTTCACGATGCTAGAATACCATTTTCCGGAAGAAATACAGACTTTAAACACACTATAAGTGGTATAAAACCACACATtttggttttaaataaaatggatctgatagaaaagaaatatcaagAGAATATCAAACAAAAGTTGAAGCATGAGTATGAGAATGTTGTATTTACAAactgtaaaaatgaaaaatgtaaaggattaagtaaaatttttccaTTAGCCAAAGATCTCATAAGAAATTCTGACCGATACAACAGAACTGGGGAAGATGATTACTGTATGATGATTATTGGAGTTCCAAATGTGGGTAAATCATCTTTAATAAACATGCTGAGAGTAAATCACTTGCATAAACCAAAAGCTGCTGCTGTTGGGGCTAATCCAGGAATAACTAGAAGTgtaatgaacaaaataaaaatgtgtgacAATCCTTTATTTTACATGTTGGACACTCCAGGCATTTTAACACCAAACATTACTAATATTGAAGCTGGATTAAAGTTAGCTTTATGTGCAACAATTCAAGATCATTTAGTTGGAGAAAGAATAATAGCTGATTACCTCCTATTCTGGTTGAatcttcataaatattttaattacgtgAAATACTTTAACCTGAAAGAAGCATCTGATAATATACTAGAAGTTTTAGCTCAAATCAGTTTGAATTCTAAGAAAACACTTAAAGTGAGGAaccatttaaatgaatatgtattaaaaccTGATTTTGATTCAGCTGCTAGAACTATGATCAAAGCGTTTAGGGAGGGACATCtaggaaaatatttgttagatGAAGATTTATTGTAG